The following nucleotide sequence is from Terriglobia bacterium.
GCCTCTCCGCCTGCGCGCTTCCACCTACGGTCGCGGCATTTGGGAAGTCTCCATTGCTCCCGTGCCCGGATTCCAGGTAGCGGTCACGCCTCCCACCGCAACTGCAGTCGTCGGCCAAACCGCCTCCTATAACGGCACAATCACTCTGTTCAACGGCTATAACAGTTCGATCTCCCTTTCCTGTCAGCCGGTCAGCGGTGCTCTGCCCTCGATCTGCACCATCAACCCGCCTACCCTCGCAGCGGGCGCGACCAGCTTCACCGTCACTGCGGGCGATCCGGCGGCGAACGCCTTCAACTTCAAGATCGTTGCCGTCGGAGGCGATCCCAAGGCCGTAACTCAGCAGTTCCTCTTGACCCTGAATTCGGTCACGCCGTTCAGCATCGGAACCGCCTCCAACGCCAGCACTCCCGCAGGCGCTCCCGCCACCACTAGCTTCACCGTGACCGCTTCGACGACCGTGTCGGGCTCGTTGACCTTCAGTTTTGCGTGCTCCGGACTGCCAGCGGGCGCGGGCCCTTGTAGCTTCTCACCCGCGGCGCCCACGTTGGCCGCCGGTGTCACCGCCAGCATCAACGTGACCATCCCCACCGCCACGTCCACGCCGGTGGCTACCTCAACCATCACCATCACCGCCACTGCCAGCAATTTCTCGCTCCCGACCACTTTCACGCTGAACGTGCTCACCGCTCCTGACTTCACCATGGGCGTCCTGTCGCCGGCGACCTTGAACCTGAGCCCAACCGACACCGGCGACTCCACCTTTACTCTGAATCCCAACACCACTTTCTCCGGCGCCGTGACTCTCGCCTGCACCGGAGTGCCAACTGGTGCGGGCCCGTGCTCCTTCACTCCTGCTTCGCCTAGCCTTACAGCGGGTCAGAGCGCCCCCACCACCGTTGGCCTCTCCATACCGCTCACCAACATCGTTCCCGGAACCTACACTGTCGCCGTCAACGCCAGCGCGTCGATTCCCGGCGGCGCGGTGCAGCACTCGCAGTCCCTGTCGCTCAACGTGACCACCAACTCGTGGGGAATTTCCGCCGGTGCCCTGTCTCCTACTCCGGCGCGACCTGGACAGCCGCTGGCCGCCACCGTAACCATCTCCCCCGCCGCCTATAGCGGAACGGTTTCGCTGAGCTGCGCCTTGGCTGACACGGTCGGCCATCCGGTGCCCTCCACGACGTGCGCCATGACCGTGCCTTCCATGATTTTCACCGCCAACTCCGCTCCCCAAACCTCGATTGCCAACGTGACCACAACCTTGGCGACGCCGGCGACCAACCAGGTGCTCACCGTCACCGCTCAGGACACGATTACCACCAGGATCCGCACATTCAACTACGTTATTGTGGATTACACCTTGACTGCGGGCACGGCCGCTCCGGTCTTGGCGAATGGTTCGACAACTTCCTTTCCTCTGACCCTCGGCGGTCTCAATGGTTTCACTGGAATCGTGCAGGCCCAGTGCAGCGTGCCCTCGCCGCTCACCTGCACCCTGACTCCTCCGAGCCCCTACTCGCTTAGCGCCACGACCACGGTTTCCGCCACCGCCACCGTCACCGCCCCGACAAATTCAGGCGGATCCTACTCCGCCAATCTCACTACCAATGACGCCACTTTCCCCGGACTCACGCATAACCAGAGCGTCAGCGTTTCCGTGCAGGACTTCCGCCCGCCGGCAGTCTGCAGTTCCACTTCTGTACCCCCTGCGTGCGACACCACGGCAACCGTGAAGGCAGGTAGCAGCGCCACGTTTAACATTGCTGTGGCCGCACTGGGCGGATTCACTGGCGCCGTCAGCTTCGATCCGGCGGTTGGCGGCGGCTGCACTGGCCTGCCTGCGCTGACCACCTGCACCTTCTCGCCTGTATCGGTTGCAGTCGGCGGTACCAGCACGCTGACCATCCAGACCACCGCGCCCAGCGTCTCGCAACTGCGCCCGCCCGCCGCTCGCCACACCGCGCCTTTTTACGCCCTGTGGCTCACCATGCCCGGCATGGCGTTCGGACTCATCGGGGTCTTATCGGTTCCTAAGAGCAAACGCGGCAAGCCCGGGTGGGCAAGCTGCATCGGCCTCACGTTGTCCATTGGCTTGCTGCTGCTCATATCGGCTTGCGGTGGCGGAGGCGGTGGTAGCACTACCCCGCCCCCAATCCCGAAACCCGGCACGCCCGCGGGCAACTACACAATCACCGTGACCGGCGTTTCTGGCAGCGGCGCCACCGCGCTGACGCATTTCACGCAGATCACGCTGCAGGTGCAGTAGCATTGGTGGCTCTTCCTGGGAGGGGGATAGGTACAGTCAGTCTAAGGCTTACTAATTCATGAATGCCACGAAATAAGTTCGACCTCGTCATCATCGGCGGCGGAATCGTTGGCCTTGCCACCGCCCTGGAAGTCACCCGCCGTTTCCCTGCCCTTCGCCTCGCCGTGCTCGAGAAGGAGGATCGTCTAGCCGCGCACCAGAGCGGCCACAACAGCGGTGTCATTCACTCCGGACTCTACTATCGTCCCGGCTCGCTCAAAGCCAAGCTCTGCGTCGACGGCGCTGCTGCGATGGTCGCTTTCTGCCGCCAGTACGGCATCGCGCACGAACTCTGCGGCAAAGTCGTCGTCGCGACCAGCGAACGCGAGGTGCCACGCTTGGAGGAACTGAACCGTCGCGGCCAGGCCAACGGCGTTGCCGGACTGACGATGATCGGCCCGGAGCGACTGCGCGAACTGGAGCCTCACGCGGCGGGAATCCGCGCCCTGCACGTGCCCGGCACCGGCATCACGGACTACGCCGCCGTCACCGGCAAGTACGCGGAGCTTGTCCAGCAGTCAGGCGGAGTCGTGCAGACGGGAACGAAAGTGGTGGGAATCGTGCGCCGCGGCGGAGAAACCGTCGTCGAGACGACGCGCGGCGACTACAGCGCAGGTTTCCTGGTTAACTGCGCGGGACTGTATAGCGACCGGATCAGTCGCATGGCGGGCGCGGACACGGACGTGAGAATCATTCCCTTCCGCGGTGAGTACTACGAAATTGCGCCCTCACGCCGCAGCCTGGTGCACGGGCTCGTCTATCCCGTGCCTGGCCCGGATCTGCCCTTCCTCGGCGTGCACTTCACGCGCAAGGTGGACGGCAGCGTCGAGGCAGGTCCAAACGCGGTGCTGGCGTTGCGGCGCGAAGGCTACCGCAAGACTGACATCAGCGTCCGTGAACTTGCCGAGGCGGTAGGCTTCGCCGGGTTCTGGCGGATGGCGGAGAACTTTTGGAAAGTCGGCGCGGGCGAGTACTACCGATCCTTCAACAAGAACGCATTCGTGAAGGCGCTACAGCGGCTCGTGCCGGACGTTCAGTCGCGCGATCTGGAGGGCGGCGGCGCCGGCGTGCGCGCGCAGGCGGTGGATCGCGCCGGCAAACTGCTGGACGATTTTCGTTTTGCGACCAGCGAGCACGCCGTCCACGTCGTCAACGTTCCCTCGCCGGCTGCTACCGCATCGCTGGTGATTGGCCGGGAGATTGTCTCGATGATCCGACAGTAGCAGGTACTATCCATCTACCTCGACCGCAGTTAATCGCCGCGCTCCTTAGTTAGCCATGGCGCGCGGCGACTGCAGGGTCTACATTTCCGCGTCGATCATGAGGCGCACCAGTTCACGGAAAGTTACTTTCGGCCGCCATGCCAGCTTTTCGCGTGCCTTGGAGGCATCGCCGACGAGGATGTCCACTTCGGAGGGCCGGAAATACCGCGGATCGATTTCAACGTAGGGCTTCCAGTCCATCTCGAGGTAGCCAAAGGCTTCATCGAGGAATTCGCGTACGGAGT
It contains:
- the lhgO gene encoding L-2-hydroxyglutarate oxidase, whose protein sequence is MPRNKFDLVIIGGGIVGLATALEVTRRFPALRLAVLEKEDRLAAHQSGHNSGVIHSGLYYRPGSLKAKLCVDGAAAMVAFCRQYGIAHELCGKVVVATSEREVPRLEELNRRGQANGVAGLTMIGPERLRELEPHAAGIRALHVPGTGITDYAAVTGKYAELVQQSGGVVQTGTKVVGIVRRGGETVVETTRGDYSAGFLVNCAGLYSDRISRMAGADTDVRIIPFRGEYYEIAPSRRSLVHGLVYPVPGPDLPFLGVHFTRKVDGSVEAGPNAVLALRREGYRKTDISVRELAEAVGFAGFWRMAENFWKVGAGEYYRSFNKNAFVKALQRLVPDVQSRDLEGGGAGVRAQAVDRAGKLLDDFRFATSEHAVHVVNVPSPAATASLVIGREIVSMIRQ